Below is a genomic region from Prochlorococcus marinus str. MIT 0918.
AAAAGTCAATATATGAGGATTGCAGCAGATTTTGATAATTTTCGGAAGCGTCAAAGCCGTGATCAAGATGACTTAAAAATGCAACTCACATGTAATACTCTTAGTGAAATTTTGCCAGTTGTGGATAATTTTGAAAGGGCAAGGCAGCAATTACAGCCTGAAGGTGAGGAAGCTTTAGCTTTACATAGAAGTTATCAAGGACTTTATAAACAACTTGTAGATGTTCTTAAACAACTAGGTGTTGCTCCGATGAGAGTTGTTGGCCAGTCTTTTGACCCCTCTCTTCATGAAGCTGTTTTAAGAGAACCTAGTGAAATAGGTGTGGAAGATGAGATTTTAGAAGAATTGCAGAGGGGATACCATTTAAATGGACGCGTTTTGAGACATGCACTGGTTAAAGTTTCAATGGGTCCAGGCCCAGATGTTAATTCTGAAAATCAATCAACTGATGAAGATAAACCAATTGATGAAGATAAGCCAATTGATAAAGATTCAGCATCTTCTGAAGAGTTGGTGAAGTAAATGATTGGTAATTTTTTTTTAAAATTTGTATTTAAGAACTAATGGCAGATCTTTATGACCTATTAGGAGTTAGTAGAGATGCTGATGCTGACACCTTAAAAAGAGCTTATAGACGTTTGGCACGTCAATATCATCCTGACATTAATAAAGAAGCAGGAGCTGAGGATCGTTTTAAGGAAATTGGACGAGCTTATGAAATTCTGGGAGATCCGCAGAAACGAGCTCGATACGATCAGTTTGGCGAGGCTGGTGTTGGAGGTGCTGCAGGAATGCCTGATATGGGAGACATGGGTGGCTTTGCAGATATTTTTGAAACTTTTTTTAGTGGTTTTGGAGGGGCTGGACCATCGGGATCTAGGCCACAGCGTAGGGGGCCTCAACAAGGTGATGATTTACGTTATGACTTAACTATTGATTTTAACCAAGCTGTTTTTGGTCAAGAGAGAGAAATTAAAATTCCTCATTTAGAAAC
It encodes:
- the grpE gene encoding nucleotide exchange factor GrpE is translated as MIEEVPTSDQEDLQAKSNDEQSDSIKDSAVQDSETVDLKNDVNENQEGNADSEQKKILDNDARLEQLEKEHETLKSQYMRIAADFDNFRKRQSRDQDDLKMQLTCNTLSEILPVVDNFERARQQLQPEGEEALALHRSYQGLYKQLVDVLKQLGVAPMRVVGQSFDPSLHEAVLREPSEIGVEDEILEELQRGYHLNGRVLRHALVKVSMGPGPDVNSENQSTDEDKPIDEDKPIDKDSASSEELVK